TTCAATGAATGGTATATGCGCGCCACTGCGCGCGCCCATGTGTACGCGCACCACGGCCTTACGTGAGCCGTATCGCCACGCGTGTAGGCGTAGCACGGGTTGCACTCGCGGTACAACACGCATTCGCGGCACGTGTGCGGGGCCATGCGCGCTTCTACCCGCCAGTTTTTCGACGGCTGTCTTTTGTTGCAGGCGAACTGGATACACGGGTACTCTGTGCCGTCGGGCGTTTGACAGCGCGCCGTTTCGCCTATGCCGCAGCCGTGTGCGACGCGGTCGGGAGGGGGGAGAAGCTCCTGCCAGATCGCGCATTCCGGATGCGCTTCCATCCAATCGACGACAAGACACATTTGTTCCGCAAGGGTGGGCGCGAGTTCCATCGGTATCGGATCCTGCACCGTGAAATTTGAAACGACCGTCTCGACGCCGAGTCCGAGCAGGAAGACGACGTTTTCGGCGTAGTCCGGGATGTCTTCGGGCGTGAATGTCGCCTTGACGGAAAAGCGTTCTTTGGGGAGAAGCGTCTGCGCAGTTCTCAGCCCCGCGACCGCAGCGTCGAAGCTGCCGCACCGATTTTTGTCGTGCCGCGCTTTACATCCGTCGATAGAGAAACCGAAACGGATATTGCCCCGGTATTTTTCGATGAGCGCTTTCTGGCGCTCTCCCGAAACCAGCGTGCCGTTAGTCTGTATTTTGAATTGCGGGCGGCAGTGGAACTCTTCGATAACTGGCGTAAGACGCGTGAAAAGCTCGTCCAGTTTTTCGGGGTACAATAGCGCTTCGCCGCCGATGCAGTAGACGAGTATGTCCTCGTCACGCGGGTTGTCCTCGTGGAGTCTGCTCGAAACATAACGGCAGGCCCGTTCCGGGTCGAATACGTCGTTCCATTTTTTGCACTGGTAACAATAAGAACACCGCAGGTTACAGTCGAAATTCGTGAAAACGAGGTAGGTCCGCATTTACACGACGAGATGGGCGTTTTCGTTGACCGTGTACGACCGCAACGCCTCGACGCCCTGCTGCGCCGCGAGCGCGATCTCTCGGATCCCCGCCACGTCGTGCCCGGCGAGGGCGACGTCGCCGAGGGGGACGCTGACAGCGAGAAGATCGTTCAGCTGCGCCCGTTCGTCTTCGGGGAGCAGCGTCTGGATGCGACCAAGTATATAGCACAGAATAATAGACAGCTTCTCGATGCGGGAATAGAGCGAACCGTACTCGCGCAGCGTGATCGTTTCTTTCACCACTTCGAGCATGTGTTCCGTGACGCCGTGCTCGTTCAGCGCCATAAAGCTGTCGTTGTCGCGGAGATACTGGTACTTGAAAGCGTTCTTGTAGAGGTCGGCAAGTGTCTTTTCGCCGCCGAAGAACACGCGCTTGTAGCTCAGCGCGTAATTTTCGGGCTGCGCTGCCGGAGGTACCTCATCGTAGACGAGGTATTTCCGAACCCCCGTGGGGAGGTACTCGCCGGAACCCACCAGCGGCGCGTAGACAATTTTTCCTTCGATGGGCGTGTCGAGGTATTCGTCGTTGATTCCTTGCCCCCAGTAGAACAAGCTGACGTAGACGCCGTTGTGGTAATGGCCGACGACGGTGTTGTTTTTGTCGTAAACGAATTGGTCATCATGCGTCAAAACGTCGGGTTCTATCGTGTTTTCGCCGAGAACGGCCGTGTATTCCCCGCTCTGGTAAGCTTTGATGTTCTCGAATTTGGCGATGGTCTTAGGGTAGTTGTACCGGTTCAAGAGTTCGATAAAACTAAGCGCCATGGGCGACACCTCCTGTCATCGAGCGATACAGGTTTAAAACTGGCCTTTCGTCACACTTGAGCTCACCGAAAGAGACGCCGCCGCGCCATTCAGGACACGAGCGATCCAATCGGAACAATCCCAGCGCAAGATTGAGGATTTCGCGCAGCCCCCAATTCGGCGCTTCTGCATCATCGGGGACAAGGACAACACTCTGCCCGTCGCGCAGGCAGCGTTCTGTTTCGCTAGCCCAGTCGGTGTAGCTTGAAAGTCGAATTTCGCATCTCATTTTTTCTCCTCCATCCTTTATGCCTCATCGCAGGAACACCCGGTATAGCCACCGCCAGATGAGCCTGAGGGGCCTTGGGGACCCCGCGGGATTCCAAACGCGAAGTAGTACGGAGAACCGTTTGTGCCGTTTCCGGAAAGCGCTACGGTAGCGTTGGCTCCGGGGGCAAGCGTCGTCACCGAACCGATGCGGAAGACGCCGACAGGGCCCTGCTCCCCCGTAGCGCCCTTTGGGCCTTGCGCGCCTTTCGCCCCGGTCGCGCCGCGGGG
This sequence is a window from Pyramidobacter sp. YE332. Protein-coding genes within it:
- a CDS encoding radical SAM protein, whose amino-acid sequence is MRTYLVFTNFDCNLRCSYCYQCKKWNDVFDPERACRYVSSRLHEDNPRDEDILVYCIGGEALLYPEKLDELFTRLTPVIEEFHCRPQFKIQTNGTLVSGERQKALIEKYRGNIRFGFSIDGCKARHDKNRCGSFDAAVAGLRTAQTLLPKERFSVKATFTPEDIPDYAENVVFLLGLGVETVVSNFTVQDPIPMELAPTLAEQMCLVVDWMEAHPECAIWQELLPPPDRVAHGCGIGETARCQTPDGTEYPCIQFACNKRQPSKNWRVEARMAPHTCRECVLYRECNPCYAYTRGDTAHVRPWCAYTWARAVARIYHSLKERKTTWHS